The stretch of DNA CCGTTCGTCGTCTACCACGCCGATGTCACCCAGGACAGCGACGGCCCCGCGGAGGCGTGTGTCCCCGTCAGGGGCGCCGCGGCCGCGCGGGCGTGGGCGGCGAAGGCGGGCCGGGAGCGGGGCACGAGCTCCCGCGTGGAACCCGCGCACCGGATCGCCTACACCCGCATCACCAAGGCCCAGGTCTCCTATCCGCAGATCCTCGGCGCGTTCGAGGCGGTGGAGGCGTGGGTGGCCCGCGAAGGCCTGAAGGTCACGGGAGCGTGCCGCGAGATCTACTTCGTGGAGTGGGAGTCGGCCGGTCCCGAGGACCAGGTGTGCGACGTGGCGTTCCCGGTGGGCGAGTGAACCCCTAGGACCCTAAGGGCCCTAGCGGACGCTCTCCCGCAGCTCCTCGGGACATGCCGTGCCGCGCGGCAGCTGGTAGGGGGCGCCGAGGTGGTAGACACCGGGGCCGGGCGCGAGAAGCTCGGTCCACTTGTCGCCCTCGGCGTCCTCCTCGGCCTCCATCAGGCAGCCGTTGACGTTGTCGAACTGCTTGGGGCGGTCCTCATCAGTCTCCCGCAGCCGCTTGGACTCCTCGGTCTCCTTCGGCCCCTCGACGCCCTTGCCGTCGGCGTCGACCAGGCCGAGCCACGGCGAGTACGGGACGCGGATCAGGACGCGGCCCGCCTCCTTCACCTCGATCGTCATGCCGCCCGCCTCGGCGCGGTCGACCACCGCGGGCGGGTCGGCGAGCGGGGTCGGGTCGGTGACCTCGTACAACTGCCAGTTGGAGTCCACCCACACCTGCTTCAGATACGGCAGGCCCCTCTCGACCAGTGCGGCCTCGCGCTTGCCGCCGTCACCGTCGGGCTCGCCGTTGGGCAGCACGACGTAATGCACGGACCAGCGCTGGAGCCACTCGTGGTAGTTCGCGGAGTTCAGGGTGTCGTCGTAGAAGAGGGGGTTGCGTTTCATGTCCGCCTGCCGGTTCCAGCCGCGGGCGAGGTTCACGTACGGCGAGAGCGCGGACGCCTCGCGGTGGCTGCGCGCGGGGACGACCTCGACGCGGCCCTTCTCGGCGCCGACCTCCTGCAGTTCGTTGACGAGCGGCGCGAGCTCACGCGTCCACGAGGCCTGGGGCGTCGTGTGGATTATGTCGTCGACCGCCTTGAACCCGACCCAGCCGGTGAAGGCGACGAACGCCATGACGATCGTGTACCACTTGCGGGACTTCTTCACCGTGAACGGCAGCGCGGCAAGCAGCGCGACGCCCCCGAAGGACATCGCGAGGCGGGAGATGTTGGAGCCGATCTGCGAGCTGATCAGCCAGACGCCGAGTACGAAGGCCGCGTACACGGCGGTGGTGATCCGCACGGTCTTCCACTGCTTCGGTACGAGGAAGAAGACGAGGCCTGAGCAGATCAGGGGCAGCGACGCGGACCCGAAGGACATCGGCTGCGTGCCGGAGAACGGGAAGAGCCACGCGGAGAGGCCCACGACGACGGCGGGCGCGAGCCCGAGCGCGTACGCCCCGGGGTAGCGCTTGCTGAGGAACAGCGCGACGGCGACAAGACCCACGAAGAGTCCGGCCACCGGGCTGCCCATGGTCGCGAGCGCGGCGAACGGCGCGGCGACCAGCGCCTTCGCCCACCGCTTGTAGCGCCAGCGGTAGGGCCAGCAGAAGACGGCCGCGACGGCCATCAGCGCGAACATCTGGCCGAGTCCGTACGTCACGCGACCCGACACCGCGTTGCAGAACAGCGCGAAGACACCCGCGAACGCGGGCCACAGCGGCTGCTTCACCGCGCGGCTGCGGATCAGGATCATCGTGAGGAGCGCGGCGGAGACCGTCCCGGCGATCATCATCGTGGTCCGGACGCCGAGCACCGACATCAGATACGGCGAGACGACGCTGTACGACACCGGGTGCATCCCGCCGTACCAGGCGAGGTTGTACGCGGAGTCGGGGTGCCGTCCGACGAACTCGGCCCAGGCGTCCTGGGCGGCGAGGTCACCGCCGCTGTTGGCGAAGGTGAAGAACCACAGGACGTGCAGGACCGCGGCGGTGGCGGTCGTGATGGTCACGGGGTGGTTCAGGAACAGCTTCCACCGGGTGGGCCGTTCGGGTGCCACGGGCTCGCCGCGGCGCTGGGCGGGCAGCTGTATTCGCGCGCCGGTGCGGGTGCCGCCACCGGTGCCGGGCTCAGGATCGGCGTCGTCGGCTCGCGTCGGCTCCGCTGTGGCCACTTACGGCACTCCCCGTGTCGTTCTTGTCCGTCCGGGGGCCGCGCCAGGGGGTCCGTCCCGGAACACCCCGTCGCTCAGCCCCGGCGTACTGCTCCCCGAACTTGTGACGCTAGCACGCACGACGCACAGGGGCCCGGGGACGGTGGCTCCCTGCGCGGGGGTTCGGCCGAGTCCGGCTGAGTTCGGCTGAGGTGGGCTCAGTTCGGCTCAGTTCGGCTGAGGTCGGCCAATGCGCGGGCATGGGCGGCGGCTTGCGCCTCCGCCCATGCCCGCTCCCCCTGTGCGTTGCGTTGTACATGCCTCAGCCGACGCGCGTGAGCTTGGCGCCGAAGCCCGGCTCGGCGAGGTCCTTCTGGAGCGCGACGGGCACCTCGACGGCGCCGTCCTTGCCGTCGCCGACGCTCAGCACGCCCACTTCGGTACCGGCCTTCGCCGAGTGCGGCACCGTGTCGCCTGCCTTGTCGCCGAGCTTCAGCTTCACGGTCAGGCCGGACCAGCCCGCGGCCTCGACGTCCTTGGTGGCGACGACCGGGGTCGTGCCGCCCAGACCGTCGTCGACCTCGCCGACGACGTCGCCCTTCTTCACGATCGTCTTGGCCGTGAGCGCGCCCTGACCGGCCTCGATGAGCTTGCGCGTGACGCCGGTGACCTCGTCGATGTTGGCCACGCCGTTGTCGCCGTACTGACCGAGGGCGGCACCGATGATCGTGCGGGTCTCGCCGCCGACCTTCTTCTCCGCGGCGAAGAGGATGTTGCCGCCTGCCGCGGTGGTGGTGCCGGTCTTGATGCCGATGGCGACCGTCGGGACGAGCCCGAAGAAGTTGTTCTGCTTGTCGCCGTTGAGGTCCTTGTAGCTGGGCTGGCGGGAGATCTCGTTGAAGACCGGGTCCTCCATCGCGGCACGGCCCAGCTTCACGAGGTCCTCGGCGGTGGAGACGGTCGTCTTGTCCAGGCCGCTCGGGTCCGTGTAGTGGGTGTTCTTCATGCCGAGTTCCTTGGCGGTCTTGTTCATCTTCGCGACGAACTCGTCCTCGGAATCGCTCTTGGTGTCCCAGCGGGCGAGCAGCTTGGCGATGTTGTTCGCGGACGGCAGCATGACCGCCTGCAGCGCCTCGTACTGGGTGATCTTCTGGCCCTCGGTGACCTTGACGACCGACTCGTTGCCCGCCTTGCCGGTCGTGTAGTGCTTCTCCGCCGCGGCGTCGACCGGGATCTTCGGGCCGGGGTTGCCCTTCTTCAGCGGGTGGTCACGCAGGACGAGGTAGACCGTCATGACCTTGGCGATGCTCGCGATCGGCACGGGCTTCTGGTCGCCGGAGGTGCCGAACGTGCCGATGCCGTTCACGTCCATCGCCGCCTGGCCCTCGCTCGGCCACGGCATGGACGGCTTGCCGCCCTCGAAGGAGACGGTCTCCTTCGCGGTGAGCGTCAGGGTGGGCGTCGGCAGTGGCCTCACGGCCTGTACGACAGCAAAGACGACCACCAGGAGCAGCACCAGCGGCGTCCAGATCTTGACCCTGCGCACAGCGGTGCGGACGGGGGTCTCCGGCGGCGGCGGGGTGTTGGTCAGCTCGGCGAGCAGGTCGAGCGGAGGCCGGGGCGGAAGAGGCTGCTGGGTGGTGCGCTCGGGCCCTACGTTCCCGGCTTTCTCGGGCGTGGGCGCCTTCTCTGGCGTGGGCGCCTTGGCTCCGGGGGCCGGGGTGGCCGGGGGCTGCGCGCCGCTGGGCGACCTGCCGTCGAGCGGCTTGAGCGCGACGAACTTGCTGGTGCGCTCGGCGTCGGCTTCAGGCTTTGCGGTGGGCTTTGCGGTGGGCTTTGCGGACGGCTTTGCTTCGCCCTTGTCCGCGGGGCCATCGGGCTTGGCCCCGGGCTTGTGGTCGCCCAGCTTGAGCATGGTGGTCGGCTGGTCGACGGCCTTCGGGGGCAGCGCCTTGAAGACGGCGGTGGCCTGGTCGACGCCGGTGGAGGGGGGTTCGGGGGTGTCGGCGGCCGTGGCTTTGTCGTCGGCGTCGTCGCTGCCGCTGTCGCTGTCTGCGTCTGCGTCTGCGTCTGCGTCGACAGCGGCCTTGGAGCCGCTGCCGGATTCGGCATCGGCGTCGGCGTCGGCGTCGGCGTCGGCGTCGGCAGCGGCGTTCACGGCCGCGCCCGTCGAAGCCTTCGGGCCGCCCTTGGGAGCGGGGGGCTCGGAAGTGCTGGACTCCTCCGGGGCATCCTGGCCACCGGACGGCTCGTCAGCGTCACGCGCGTCAGCGCCAGCAGCCGCAGGCTCGGCATCGCTGTCGTCGGCGCCGGCGTCACCCGCGCTCCCCGCACCCGCAACGTCGGCCGAGTCAGCAGCCTCGCCGGAGGCAGCCGTGTCACCCGAAGCACCCGTACCGGCAGGCTCTTCGGAGTCCGTGGCCTCGCCAGAAGCGTCAGCCTCGGGCTCGGCAGAGCTCGCGGCGCTGTCGCCCGCGTCAGCGTTCGCACCGGCAGGCTCATCGGCCGCCTCGGCCTCGGCAGGCTCGGCAGAGCTGCCGGAGCTGTCCACCGCACCGGCATCACGCGAACCCTCAGAGCCAGCGGCCTCGGCACGCTCCTCAGAACCGGCGGCCTCACCAGAATCGCCCGCGCCACCCGCGGAAGCATCCGCAGGCCCCTCAGCGGCCTCGGCCTCGCCAGGCTCGGCAGAGCTCGAGGCACCGTCCGCCGCTTCGGCGTCACTCGAACCCTCCGCGCCCGAAGCCTCAGCCTCAGCCTCCCCCGCAGATGCGCTCGGCGCCTTGCCCTCGCCATCCCCGGCGGCGCCGTCCGCGCCCGCCGAGTCGCCGGAAGGTTCCGTCTCCGGGGAGTTTTTCTCGTCGTCAGAGGTCGCGGCCTTCCCAGAAGCCGCCTCCTCGCCGTCCGAAGCCGCCGTCTCCGCGGGCTTCTCGGTCTCCGAGGCCCCGGGGGTCTCCTCGTCCGACGAGGCCACCCACGCCGCCACGGCGGCCCGCAGCCGCGCGTCGCCGGGCTCCTGGCTCTCGGCAGCCTTGGGCCAGGCCTCCTTGGCCTCAGCCTCGCCGCCCTCGGAACCGGAGTCCTCCCGGCCGGAGGCCACCGCCTTCGTCGAGAAGACCGCCGTCGCCTGGTCCTCCCGCGTCTCCTCGCGTGCCGTGGGGACCTCGCGGGCCACCGCGAGCCGCGGGTCGCGTTCCTCCGGCGCCGGTGCCGGCACAGACGGCTTTGCCCCAGTCGGGTTCCCCGACGACTTCCGCTGCTTCGACCTGTCGGGGGTCTCGCCCGCCACCGATGCCTCCTCGTACGCCATGCCGCTCGCGTTGCCGTTGCGCCAAAAACACGGTCGGACCCGCTGTCCGAACCATGTACCAGTGTCCTGTGTGAGGGCTTAACCCCCGTGGTAGACGAGAACGACATACCTACTGGTTCCCGTACTTACCGGTCACGCACTCTCGACAGACCAATGTGAGAGGGGTCACCCTGTCATTCATCCACGCGGGGAGGCATGGATGGGCAGGAGCCGCAGAACAATTCCGGAGGAGCTTCTGCTGCTCGCTTTGGACCCGGCCACGGGTACCACAGCGCAGCCGCAGTCGCTCGACCTCGGTCTGGCCGGAGCACAGCTAGTGGAGCTGGCGCTGGCCGGACGGATAGCCCCAGACGGGGATCGTATCGCCGTGGTGATGCCACGGCCGACCGGAGATCCGACTCTGGACTCCGCACTGGAACTGCTGCGCAGGCGCGGCAGCCCGGTTCGGGCGGTCCACTGGATTGGCGGGCCCCGACTGGGGCTGCGCCAGATCTACCTCGCGCACCTGGAGCGGTGCGGCATGGTGCATGCCGTGTCGGGCCAGATGTGCGGAGTGCTGCCGACGACTCGCTACCAAGCGACGGACACGGCAATCAGCCGGGACATCAGGTCCCGACTGGACAGTGCGATCCGCACCGGCGTACCGCCGGACCCGCGGACCGCGGCGCTCGCCGCGCTCGCTCACGCAGTGGGACTCGGCAAGCACCTCTACCCCGGCAACGAAGGGCGTTCATCGCGCTCCCGTCTCCGGGACCTGATCAGGCACGACCCGATGGGCGGCCTCGTGGCGCACGCCGTGATGGACGTCCAGAACGGTGTGGCCGCTCAGCCACGCCGCAGCCCGGCCCCAGCGGGACCGGGTGGACCAGGTGGACCAGGCGGACCAGGCGGTGGCCGACAGCCGGCCAGGACCGCGCCGGAACCCGGCGGGGTTCCGATGCAGCCACGCCGCGGATCCATGGCACGTGCCGTGGCCCATTGAGCCAGGTCAGAGAGGTTCAGGCAGGCCAGTAAGGACTCACCGCAGTACCGCAGCACCGGCAACGCAGTACCGCAATACCGGCAACAGCAACGCCGCACCGCAGTCCCCCAGACCCGGTTCGGGAGCCGCTGGGCCGCGCGGGGCACTGGCACCGGAACGTCCGGACGACGACACCGGTACCTCCGCCCCGCGCGGCCGCACATCGCGGCGCCGCGCGGCCGGGCCGCACCCCTCACACCAGTCCTCACGTCCGTCTTCGCGTCGCATTGCAATGCAAAGTGGTTCGCACTTCACATCGGCTGTTTCCCAGCGGTGCGCGACGCGTTGGTGGCACTCTGCTCAACAGCAGACACGCAAAGTAGAGGCAGTCGGAGGTGCACGTCCCGTGGCGTCCAATGTCAATCCCACCGTCAGGCGACGCCGGTTGGGCCAGGAGCTCCGCAGGCTCCGCGAGCTCAAGGGCATGACGGCCGAGGAGGTCGCCGAGCGCCTGCTGGTCTCGCAGTCGAAGATCAGCCGCCTCGAGAACGGCCGCCGTTCGATCAGCCAGCGCGATGTACGCGATCTCTGCGGGGTCTACGAGGTCGAGGACCACCGCATCGTCGACTCGCTCATGCAAATGGCCAAGGACTCCCGTCAGCAAGGCTGGTGGCACTCCTTCGGCGACATCCCGTACAGCGTCTACATCGGTCTGGAGACGGACGCCGCGTCCCTGCGCGTGTACGACCCGCAGGTCGTGCCCGGTCTGCTCCAGACCCGTCCGTACGCGGAGGCGCTCATCACCGGCGCGCTGCCGGAGACCACGCCGACGGACATCGAGAAGCGCGTCCAGGTCCGCGTGCGCCGGCAGGAACGAATCAGCGCCCCGGAGAATCCGCTGCGTCTGTGGACCGTCCTCGACGAGTCCGCGCTGCGCCGCGTGGTCGGCTCCCGGCATCTGATGCGCGACCAGCTGGAACACCTCGTGGAGCAGTCCCAACTGCCGCACGTGACCGTCCAGGTGATTCCCTTCGAGATGGGCGCGCACCCCGGCCTCAATGGCCAGTACGCGATTCTCGAGTTCCCGGACGCCGCGGATTCCAGCGTGGTCTACATCGAGGGCGTCACGAGCGATCTCTATCTGGAGAAGGCGAACGACGTCCAGCAGTACAGCGTGATGTACGAGCATCTTCGGGCACAGGCCCTGAATGTGGATCAATCACGCCAACTGATCGCAGACATCGCGAAAGAGTACGCGCGCTAAGGCGTTCACCGCGTATGCGACCGCTCCGAGCGGAAGAGCGCCGCACGGTACACCTCCCCCTCGGCGAGGCGGAAGACCCCACTGGAATATGCCATCCGGTCGAGTGAACGCTCCCTTCACTCAGCGATGTTGGCGAGTAGCGTCATTCACGCCATCAAGCAACATCTGCTGGCACAGCCGCTCTTGGCGGTGACCGCAACTCAACAACTGGGCAAACCGGAGTAACCATGGCAATTCATCAGGGCGCTACGAATACGTGGGTCAAGTCCTCGTATTCCACGGGAAACGGCGCGTGTGTCGAGGTCAAGTCCCCGATTTCAACGGCAATTTCGGTCCGGGACTCGAAGGTCACCGAGGGCCCCGTCCTCGCCTTTCCCTCCGCATCATGGCGCGCGTTCGTCTCCGAAGTCGGCCGGGAGAAGTAACGAGAGATCAACAATTGCATAAGCAGCACCGATTGAGCCCTCTCGACTGGCCCGCCGTCCCGGCCGAGGGGGCTCGGCCTTTTATCGGAGCTGGTCGACGTATGCATCCGTCCCCGGCACCGTGGGAATGAACGGCGCCACCAGCTCCACCCTCCCAAGACCGGACTCCGCCACCGCCTCCGCCCGCCCGGCGAAGTGCCCCTGCCAGCACTCCCGCGGATCGGCCTGGAGGAACCACAGCAGCGTCAGCCGGGTGTCGACTCCCTCGACCTGCTTCACGTACGTCATCCGGTCCCCCGGCAGCGGAGTCGGCCGGAAAATGGTCACCATGGCGGCCGGGGACCCGGCCAGCGCACGCGGCAGCTGCTTCGCGCGCAGCCACTCCAGCAACTCCGCCCGCTGCTCGCCCGATTCGGCGTCGATGACTTCGAGTACGAGGCCCTGGTAAGGGTGGTCGAGCGCGTGGAAGTCGCGGGGTCCGGCCGCCCCGTCGCGGTAGACGGTGGCCTCGTGGTCCTGGAAGGCCGTGAAGACGTGCGTGCGGTCCTGGTAGACGCGGCCGTCGCGGTTGAGGCGTTTGTTGATGCCGACGGTCCACTTCATGTGCTCGTCGTAGCGGCCCTCGGTGACCCAGTACGTGGAGAGATAGCAGCCCGCGGTCACGGGCTGGGCGACCGCCGACTTCTCGGGGATGCGCAGGAGTTGGAGCTCTCGGGGAGCGACCCAGCGGCGGCCCGCGTACATCCAGGGCATCGCCATCGCGCCGGCGTAGTAGTGGTCGTCCTCGTACCAGCGGTTGTACGCGTACTCGTGGCCCGGGTGCGGCTCGACCATGGTGATCAGGGCGTGGCCCGGGTGCACACCGTAGGGCCCAACGCCGGCCAGCTCCCCGTACACCTCACTGCGGGTGTCGTCGCGCGTGTTCTCGCGGGCGCTCTCGCGGGTGTCGTCGCTCATGCCTCTCCCCTTCCTCCCTCTTCCTTCCTCCGGTGGACGCCCATACTCTGACGCCCCGTCAGCAAAACTGCCAGAGCCGGGAGGCGCCCCATGCGCTCGCTCCTCGAAGGAAAGACCGTCGTCGTCTCGGGGGTCGGAGCCGGCCTCGGTCACCAGGTGGCGGCCGCAGTCGTACGGGACGGGGGCAACGCCGTGCTCGGGGCGCGCACGGAGGCGAACCTCGCCAAGTCGGCCGGGGAGATCGATCCCAAGGGCGCGCACACGGCGTACCGCCCGACCGACATCACCGACGAGGGCCAGTGCGAGGCACTGGCGGGGCTGGCGCGCGAGCGCTTCGGCCGGATCGACGCGGTGGTCCATGTGGCCGCCTGGGACAGCTACTTCGGCGGCGTACAGGACGCGGACTTCGCCACCTGGCAGCAGGTCATCGACGTCAATCTGCTCGGCACGCTGCGGATGACGCGGGCCTGCCTGCCCGCGCTCAAGGAGCGGGGCGGCTCGGTGGTGTTCATCGGTACGCAGTCGGCGGTGGCCGCGCCCTCGCAGGTGCGGCAGGCGGCATACGCGGCGTCGAAGGGGGCGCTGACCTCGGCGATGTACTCCCTCGCGCACGAGGTGGGTCCTGACCGGGTCCGGGTGAACACGGTGCTGCCGGGCTGGATGTGGGGCCCGCCGGTCGAGGCGTACGTCCAGTTCACCGCGCACACCGAAGGGGTGCCGGAGGAGGAGGTACGGGACCGCCTCGCGGCGCGCATGGCGTTGCCGGAGCTCGCGACGGACGGGGACGTGGCGGACGCGGCGGTGTTCCTGGCGTCGGACATGGCGCGGGCGATCACGGGGCAGTCGCTTCTGGTGAACGCGGGAGAGCTGATGCGGTAGGCGTCGCGGCGTCGCACCGCGCTGATGCGGTAGGCGTCGCGCCGCGGAACGGCCCACGGCTGTACGGGATCACGTCCCGTACAGCCGTTTTTCATGCGTCTTCAGGATCATAGATGTGAACGCAGGTCAGCAAACAGAACGATTTTACTCGCTCTTGACCTCACGGCCGGTTGTCGGCAGCGCACGACCGAACCCACGATGAGCGGGCACTTCAAGGCCGCCCACGTCCGTATGTCACGAAACTGGCGAAGTGCACGGCATTTCTGCGCAGTTCACAAGGCGGACCCCTGGAGGGGGCACATGAACAGTCTCGACTGGGCCGTGCTCATCGGCTACTTCGGCATCATGGTCGCGATCGGCATCTGGTCCCACAAGCGCGTGGACAACGTCAGCGACTTCTTCACCGCGGGCGGCAAGATGCCCTGGTGGCTGTCCGGCATCTCGCACCACATGTCCGGCTACAGCGCGGTGATGTTCACCGGGTACGCGGGCATCGCGTACACCTACGGCGTCACGTCCTTCATCACCTGGTCGTTCCCGATCGCGCTCGGCATCGCCATCGGCTCGAAGCTCTTCGCGCCCCGCATCAACCGGCTGCGCTCCCGGCTGCATGTGGCCTCGCCGCTCGAATACCTCAAGAACCGCTACAACCTGAAGACCCAGCAGGCCCTCGCCTGGTCCGGCATGCTCCTGAAGATCGTGGACGTGGCCGCCAAGTGGGCCGCCATCGCCACGCTGCTCGCCGTCTTCACCGGCATCTCGATCAACCAGGGCATCCTGATCACCGGCGTGATCACCGCCATCTACTGCACGATCGGCGGTCTGTGGGCGGACGCGCTCACCGAGCTGGGCCAGTTCATCATCCAACTGCTTGCCGGTATCGCGATGTTCGTGGCCGTGGTCTCCAAGCTGGGCCCGCACGGCGGGTTCTTCGGGGTCTGGGACGAGCCCGAACTCGCGGGCCACGGACAGCCGTTGGTCGGGCCGTACGGAACGGTCTTCCTGCTCGCGTTCCTCTTCATCAAGCTCTTCGAGTACAACGGCGGCATGCTCAACCAGGCCCAGCGCTACATGGCCACGTCGAGCCCCCGCGAGGCCGCGCGCTCGGCACGGCTCTCGGCGGTCCTGTGGCTGGTGTGGCCGGTCGTCCTCTTCTTCCCCATGTGGATGTCCCCGCTCCTGGTCGACGCGAAGAAGCCCGACGGCTCGGACTCGTACGCCCTGATGACCGAACAGCTCCTGCCGCACGGTCTGTTGGGCCTGGTCATCGTCGGATTCTTCTCGCACACGATGGCCATGTGCTCCTCGGACGCGAACGCGATCGCGGCGGTGTTCACGCGGGATGTGGCGCCGGTGATCTCCCGGCAGGCCAGGCGCTGGAACGAACGCTCGGGCCTGCTCGCCGCACGTCTGACGACCGTCGTCTTCCTGGGCCTGTCCATGGCGGTGGCCACGCAGGTCAACTCCCCCGCGTTCAAGGACATCATCACGGTCGTCATCAAGTGGGTGGCGGGCCTGATGGGTCCGATCGCGATCCCGATGATGCTGGGTCTGCTGCGGACGTTCCGCAAGTCGGGGCCAACCGCGGCGCTGACCAGCTGGTCGATGGGGCTGCTCGCCTTCTGGCTGGTCAACTACCCGATCAACTGGAGCGTCGAGGGCGGAGTGCCGTTGGAGTACCAGGTCTCGATCCCGCTCGCGGTCTCGCTGATCCTCTACATCCTGGTCGGCTGGCTGAGGCCGGAGGACACTCCGGAGCGGGACGCGATCATCGAGAGGATCAATACGGATGACTCCGCCGGTGGAGCAGCGGTTCCGCCCCCGGCAGGGGAGGCTGACGAAGTAGTGGCCCCGCAGAGTCGGTTGCCGTAGTCACCGGCTTCGCCGAGTTCGTCCTCAAACGCCGGACGGGCTGGAAGATCTCCCGGGGCAGGGATGTCTTCTGGCCCGTCCTGTCTTTGAGAAGCCCCTCACGCCCGCGGATACCGCGCCAGCCACCCCGGCGACGAAACGGCAGGCCCGTGCAGCGCGGGCCCCTGCGTCATCTCCATCGCGAAGTCATCGGCAAGCTCAAGAATGGTCGCGCGCCCCTCCAGCTCGGTCAGCCAGCCCGGAGGCAGCGCGGTCTCTCCGTGCAGCGCGCCGAGCAGTGCCCCGCAGAGGCTGCCCGCGGCAGCGGACGCGCCCCCGTGGTTGACGGCGAGCCGCAGCCCGTGCCGGATGTCTTCGCCCACGAGAGCGCAGTAGACGGCGGCGGCGAGCGCACCTTCCGCTCCCCCGTCCCCCATCAGTTCCTCCACCCGTGAGGGAGTGGGCATCCCCTGCCTTACGGCTCCCAGGGCGTGCTTCAGCGCATCGGTGACGGGCTGATGACCGGGCCGGGCGGCGAGCAGGGCGAGGGCCCGCTGAATGGCGCCGTCCAACGACTCTCCGCGGGCGAGACCGTGCACGAGGATGGTGTGCGCGCCGGCGGCGAGGTAGGCGGTGGGGTGCCCGTGCGTCTGTACGGCGCATTCCACGGCAAGCTGCAGCACCAGCTGCGGCTCCCATCCGACCAGGAGCCCGAAGGGAGCGGACCGCGTGGCGGCCTCGGCCCCCTGCTCCTCCGGGTTCTTGGGGGCTTCGAGCGTCCCCATGTTCTCGTCCCCGAGCCCGACCAGGCAGGCGCGGGCGGGCGACCGCCGCGAGTAGAGCCATTCCTCGCGGGCCAGCCAGCCGTCTTCCTTGCGCCGCTCGTCGGGGCCCCAGTCGCTCTGGGTGGCGGCCCACCGCCGGTAGGCGCGGTGCAGGTCGGTGGGCGGATGCCAGGCGCCGGTGTCGCGCCGCACCTGGGCCCGTATGAGTCCGTCGACGGTGAAGAGGGTGAGCTGCG from Streptomyces sp. BA2 encodes:
- a CDS encoding sodium:solute symporter family protein; translated protein: MNSLDWAVLIGYFGIMVAIGIWSHKRVDNVSDFFTAGGKMPWWLSGISHHMSGYSAVMFTGYAGIAYTYGVTSFITWSFPIALGIAIGSKLFAPRINRLRSRLHVASPLEYLKNRYNLKTQQALAWSGMLLKIVDVAAKWAAIATLLAVFTGISINQGILITGVITAIYCTIGGLWADALTELGQFIIQLLAGIAMFVAVVSKLGPHGGFFGVWDEPELAGHGQPLVGPYGTVFLLAFLFIKLFEYNGGMLNQAQRYMATSSPREAARSARLSAVLWLVWPVVLFFPMWMSPLLVDAKKPDGSDSYALMTEQLLPHGLLGLVIVGFFSHTMAMCSSDANAIAAVFTRDVAPVISRQARRWNERSGLLAARLTTVVFLGLSMAVATQVNSPAFKDIITVVIKWVAGLMGPIAIPMMLGLLRTFRKSGPTAALTSWSMGLLAFWLVNYPINWSVEGGVPLEYQVSIPLAVSLILYILVGWLRPEDTPERDAIIERINTDDSAGGAAVPPPAGEADEVVAPQSRLP
- a CDS encoding ADP-ribosylglycohydrolase family protein, producing MSTAAATGVWGRAEQQDFRSRVRGTLLGAAVGDALGAPVDALSLDGIREAHGAEGLTEPAPAHGRRGAVTAATQLTLFTVDGLIRAQVRRDTGAWHPPTDLHRAYRRWAATQSDWGPDERRKEDGWLAREEWLYSRRSPARACLVGLGDENMGTLEAPKNPEEQGAEAATRSAPFGLLVGWEPQLVLQLAVECAVQTHGHPTAYLAAGAHTILVHGLARGESLDGAIQRALALLAARPGHQPVTDALKHALGAVRQGMPTPSRVEELMGDGGAEGALAAAVYCALVGEDIRHGLRLAVNHGGASAAAGSLCGALLGALHGETALPPGWLTELEGRATILELADDFAMEMTQGPALHGPAVSSPGWLARYPRA